One window of the Triticum dicoccoides isolate Atlit2015 ecotype Zavitan chromosome 3B, WEW_v2.0, whole genome shotgun sequence genome contains the following:
- the LOC119282549 gene encoding putative serpin-Z6C codes for MQLTPDFLHTATESYSAEIRAVDFAKEEVREETRKEINLWAAAATNNLISEILQEGSLTNLSRFVLTNAIYFKGTWETRFPKKLTEDREFHRLDGADPVEVPFMTQRGECELFVSYNKGFKVLKLPYKAGDDAMSRYSMCVFLPNKDDGLHDMVRTLEEVGGSLLNHVPKHRSSVREILLPKFKLSFFCGLSKVLRGLGVREAFSEVADLSGIMEKSICDVRLDEVFHKAVVEVNEEGTVAAACTAVIGRKKQCARRLLEFIADHPFAFYIVEEVSGAVVFAGHVLDPSSSQ; via the exons ATGCAGCTCACGCCGGACTTCCTCCACACCGCCACCGAGTCCTACAGCGCCGAAATACGCGCCGTCGACTTCGCTAAG GAAGAGGTCAGGGAGGAGACCAGGAAGGAGATCAAcctgtgggcggcggcggcgacgaacaATCTCATCTCGGAGATCCTGCAGGAGGGTTCATTGACCAACCTCTCGAGGTTCGTGCTCACCAACGCCATCTACTTCAAGGGTACGTGGGAGACCCGCTTTCCCAAGAAGCTCACTGAAGACCGCGAATTCCACCGCCTTGACGGCGCTGACCCTGTGGAAGTCCCCTTCATGACCCAGCGAGGAGAATGCGAGCTCTTCGTCTCATACAACAAAGGCTTCAAGGTGCTCAAGCTCCCGTACAAGGCTGGTGACGATGCCATGTCACGGTACTCCATGTGCGTCTTCCTCCCGAACAAGGACGACGGGTTGCATGACATGGTCCGCACTCTGGAGGAGGTGGGCGGCTCCCTGCTCAACCACGTGCCAAAGCACCGTAGTAGCGTGAGGGAGATTCTGCTGCCCAAGTTCAAGCTTTCATTCTTCTGCGGTCTCTCCAAAGTCCTTCGAGGCCTAGGAGTCCGGGAGGCATTCAGCGAGGTGGCCGACCTGTCCGGTATCATGGAGAAGAGCATCTGCGACGTGCGCTTGGACGAGGTGTTCCACAAGGCCGTCGTCGAAGTGAACGAGGAAGGCACCGTGGCAGCTGCCTGCACTGCCGTCATTGGCCGCAAGAAGCAATGTGCAAGGAGATTGTTGGAGTTCATCGCCGACCACCCGTTCGCGTTTTATATCGTGGAGGAGGTGTCAGGGGCTGTGGTCTTTGCCGGTCATGTACTCGACCCTTCTAGCTCACAGTAA